The Gigantopelta aegis isolate Gae_Host unplaced genomic scaffold, Gae_host_genome ctg4754_pilon_pilon, whole genome shotgun sequence region TACAAGGAAACATACACACTTGTACTTTCAATGGCTAGTCAGAAACAATTTTTTATACTTTCTAATAATGCTCCAAACTCTTTTTGCATCAtgtatcatcatcaacatctgTAAAAGACTTAGTATCACTGGAGAAGTATTTCATGTGCACCTTGTTGGGTGTGTTTAAATGACAAACTTTTAAAGACCTTAACAAGCtattcatatatacattgtTCAGATTGAATTGATTCCTTGTCTAAGTCTCAATGGTATATCTCAGGCCTGGagtatttatacaattatattaaatgtaCTGACCCCAAACCtgaattttcattattatctgGTGACATTAGAAGAGCAGCTCCCTTTTCTCTCATCAAACTAATCCACTGTTTATATAGTTAAACAATGGAACAGATGTCTTTTGTTTGACTATCATTGTATGTCCTCTAGAAGGACTATAAACATAATAGTGAATTATCCTTGTAGAGTAGTCCCAATAATAGCAATCATTAGATCATATGTTCCTTTAACACAGCCAAGATTATTATCACATGTAATTGACTCCATCATTTTCTACAGTAATATTGATGACCAAGTCACTGCTGCCATTGATAAACTCTATGTCAATTTTGGAGAGAAAATTCTCAAACTTGTGCCTGGACGAGTATCAACAGAAGTAGATGCCCGGTAAGTATGTCAGCTGTGGTAAaaaatttatcatataattcCCAATATTCTAAAAACatctaaattaaataattattactgaTATGCAATTATTTTGTCACTTCTATGGATTATTATGTGGGATGGGTATAGGTTACATGCACACCCACACGTGGAGCTCCACCTACTTCCGTAGGTGGGAGGAGCTAGTTAGCTAACttttcatataataatatcaatgaGACTATTTATTGGAATCAATGATGCATCTTATATTTACATGAATACTCAGCTGTTCATTGTGTAATATCTGTTTTTTACCAGTTTATCTATATACAACAATATCATGTAGGGGTGGATCTAGGAAAAAGTTCTTGGGTGGGCCCTGAGGCTAATTATCATAGAGGTGCAGTTAATCTTAACTAATTAAGGCGTGgtttatcaataaaaataaagtaacgtGGGTGGGACAAATTTTAGGGTGGGCCTGCCTCCCTCCCCCATAGATCTGCCTCTGATATCATGTGAAGTGAAGcttaattttattaatcaatTGATAGAAAGGaattattaatttcaaaataaatgtccTAGTATAGTAGTGTCATAAGGATTATGGTGATCTTAATTCAGTTGATTATCAAATAGAATCTCTATTTGAATTTGAACAGTGTTTTTGAGTATAACATCTGTTGTGTATTGACTTGTAGTTAGTACTAAAGACTAGGGCCAAGCAATCAGATAAAAGATGACATTAGAGACCTGTACTTTCAAAGTGATATCTGttgtaattattacattattctGTTTCCTATAGTCTCTCATTTGACAAAGAAGCTAGCTTGGCTAAGGCCAGGAGATTTATTGAACTGTATGAACAAGTTGGAATCAGTAAAGAAAGAGTATTAATCAAGTTAGCCTCCACATGGGAAGGCATTCAAACTGCGAAGTAATGTCAATGAATgtgttttaaattgtaaaatCCCTTTTTATAGAATATTGGAAGAGCAGTATGGCATTCATTGCAATCTCACTCTTCTTTTGCATTCTGTCAGTATACCCTCTTCCCTTCTAATGTGTTATTGTTCTTATAGGCTGTAGCTTGTGCAGAAGCAGGCGTGACTCTTATTTCTCCTTTTGTTGGGCGTATTTTTGATTGGTATGTTAAGAACACTGACAAGAAGGTTTATCAACCCAATGAAGATCCAGGTCAGGAATAACATGGATTCCCATTCGAGGCATTAGAGTattttgctctctctctctctctctctctctctctctctctctctctctctctctctctctctctctctctctctctctctctctctctctctctctctctctctctctctctctctctctcctctctctctctctctctctctctctctctctctctaggtgTGAAGTCTGTTACAAAAATCTATAATTACTACAAGAAATATGGTTACAAGACTATCGTGATGGGGTGCCTCCTTTAGAAATATTGGGCAGATCACTGAGTTAGCTGGCTGTGATAACCTCACTATATCGTAAGCTTTCATTATTTAATAGTATAGTATGAGAATTggttagtttttgttttcatatctcCCATTAACAAGTAGTAAGCTCAATAAGAAGTTATTTAGTATTATAGCTATATTACATTAGATAGTATATTCCTCTGAAGTCTGAATCAGGAGCTTATTGTTATATACATAGAAAAGTCTTCTACGTAATAGATTAAAATAATAGTTctcttaaaatatattgtagttatgtatgacttttatgagttagtgtaaattaaaataacaactaCAATTATCTTATGAGATTATGATCTTATTCTTCTTATCAATTTTCAACcacttttaaattaataaaattgattATTGTATGTTATCTTTATATAATGATGGAATGAGGTTGTAGTTATGGAATTTGGCTCGAACAGATAGAAATGACCTGTTCAAAGGTTACCCGACGTTGTTTATGGATCTATGTGTAATTCTATCGTGACCAGCAAGGTAACTGTTATAAAATCTTGAATAATCATTGCAAGCTTGTGACGTGGTATGGTACATAGAAGACATTGCTCTTACAAAATGTTAGGTAATCATGCCAAGTCTGTTGTGTGCTAATGATCACATTCTATGAAATCTGTGGGTCGTTATAATACAGCTGGGTCTATAAGCTATAGTTATTGATTATGATATAACTAGTTTGAGTAGTGAACATACATCCAACGACTGATTGTGATGGTACACGTGATATTGTTACTAGTTTTTTAGTATATGCACTTTTCTCTGTCATTAATTTGCAGTATTTTTCACTATAGGAGTGCTAATTGACATGATTGAACAaaagtgtttattagaggttcTAGTAGCATACAGAACATGTAGGGACTGACTAAGTTTATGGTGTTACATAAAAACTTTCCAATCCAGTACAAATGatagtattgttaaatatacaatattaatgtTACAAAGTGTTGTTGTGGCTTTTGACAATGTTATTGTCGGAACAGTCGAGTCATGTTACAAGATTCCTATAAAATGAAGCTCAAAGTTACCCGACATTACAGTAAACTATGCCAATAACATGATGTTACATAAGCTTAAGTAACCAATTTTAGCTAAGAGTGTGTGCTCTAAACCATATTACGTCTGAATACACCTCCTAGTATGTTGTAAAGTTTATATAGTATGTGAATATAATGTACTACCTGTGTCTTACTAAAAGCACCTGCCACCTCTATAGTATTAGGTAATAAgaagtaacatattttattcactCTTGTACCTATACAATGCTGCTTGAtaacttattatttattattatgcaattgttttgttaaataattaatataagtgggtgtattatttaacaatctaaacttgtggtattaattttaataaactataacTTGAAgcacatgtaataattgactgAAGGTAAAAATCATAAATGactgataatattattaatagttatttataagatattaaatccaattttttttcaatCCATATATTGAAATGTATACTTAATAGTATAATTTTATAGTTTATTGACTAATTCCTTGAAGTTATATACCAAATAAACTACATTTCCTTTTATTCTTAACAATTATTGcaaaaaagttaactttaaagtATGGCTAATCAAACTAATGTTATAGTAAAAAGAACTGGTTCAGAATAATTTACTTGAATACTATAAATGATTAGTGATTTTTATAGATATTGTCTCTTTTTGTATTGCATTTGTATCATTAATTATTGCATATAAgagaaaaatgaaatgagaagatTTTCAGTTTAAAAGTAATATTAACCCCAAACTATCAGTATTATAGTTTGAATGTATTAATTTACAGATACTTCTAGAAGGTTTAATACTTTGTGTGTATGAAGATTACATAACGCAATACATCTGTCATTCTTTCTCAATCAAATATTcttaatataacaattatagAAAGATGCCATTCAGAGAGTCTTTAGTAAGCAAATTTTCCATTAATGATGACAAGTTTTGACACACGTGTGTGCTATCACATCCCATATCATCTATGAAATCTATGAGTTATAATACAGTTGGGTgtataaactatatatttgaTTATGATATAACTAGTTTGAGTAGTGAACATACATCCAACTACCGATTGTGATGGTACATGTGATGTAGTTACTAACTTTTTGATGCATGCACTTTATTCTGTCACTAATTTTCAGTATTTTCACTTAAGAATTGTTAAATAAGTTTCTTATCTGCTAATAACATTACATGACTATGGTATTTGGTGTAACTTATTCCTGTGACCAAAATAGGAGCGCTAATTGACATGATTGAACAAAAGTGTTTATTAGAGTTCTAGTAGCAAGCAGAACATGTAGGGACTGACTAAGTTTTATGgtgttacataaaaaaaaaactttccaatcaATTCAGTACTAATGatagtattgttaaatattacaatattaatgTTACAAAGTGTTGTTGTGGCTTTTGACAATGTTATTGTTGGAACAGTCGAGTCATGTTACAAGATTCCTATAAAATGAGCTCAAAGTTACCCGACATTACAGTAAACTATGCCAATAACATGATGTTACATAAGCTTAAGTAACCAATTTTAGCTAAGAGTGTGTGCTCTAAACCATATTACGTTGAATACACCTCCTAATATGTTGTAAAGTTTATATAGTATGTGAATATAAGGTACTACCTGTGTCTTACTAAAAGCACCTGCCACCTCTATAGTATTAGGTAATAAgaagtaacatattttattcactCTTGTACCTATACAATGCTGCTTGAtaacttattatttattattatgcaattgttttgttaaataattatataagtgGGTGTATTATTTAACAATCTAAACTTGtggtttaattttaataaactataacTTGAAGCACATGTAATATTTTTTGACTGAAGGTAAAAATCATAAAtgactgataaaatattattaatagttatttaataagatattaaatcaatttttttttcaatccatATATTGAAATGTATACTCATTAGTATAATTTTTATAGTTTATTGACTAATTCCTTGAAGTTATATACCAAATAAACTACATTTCCTTTTATTCTTAACAATTACTGcaaaaaagttaactttaaagtATGGCTAATCAAACTAATGTTATAGTAAAAAGAACTGGTTCAGAATAATTTACTTGAATACTATAAATGATTAGTGATTTTTATAGATATTGTCTCTTTTTGTATTGCATTTGTATCATTAATTATTGCATATAAgagaaaaatgaaatgagaagattttcaattaaaatggaatattttaaattaattttcagcTACTTCTAGAAGGCTTAATACTTtgtgtgtatattaaaggttacATATCACAACACAACTGCCATTctttctcaataaaatattttttgtaggtATTATAACTTGACCAATATAACATTCACAGTTATAGAAGATGCCATTCTGAGAGCCGCTTTAGTAGCCCAAATTCTTGTTCAAAGGTTACTATGACTTTTGTTGATGGTAGTTCTCACATGTTTAATTATAGTTGCTTTATTATCATGCCGATGACTTTCCTGTTACATAATGTTGAGTAATCATTTATAGCCTGTAGCGTGTTGGTGGTGCAAACTAATAGTATACcttcaacaacattaatgttatataaataattatgctGCATTATGTAATAGTTATTTTTGGATAATTTCATtgttatgtatataaaattaatcaTTATATATTTCAACATAATTTTGGATGTTGTCATTGTTGATTTGTGCAAAGATTAGTTGCAATATCATTATAGATATAAAGGACAACAAATGACTTAATATTGAATTAGTCTATGCCAATAACATGATGTTACATAATCTTAAGTGAACCAATTTTAGCTAAAAGCGTGTGCTCTaaaccatattatgtctgaaTACACCTCCTAGTATGTTGTAAAGTTTATATAGGATGTGAATATAATGTACTACCTGTGTCTTACTAAAAGCACCTGCCACCTCTATAGTATTAGGTAATAAgaagtaacatattttattcactCTTGTACCTATACAATGCTGCTTGAtaacttattatttattattatgcaattgttttgttaaataattaatataagtgggtgtattatttaacaatctaaacttgtggtattaattttaataaactataacTTGAAgcacatgtaataattgactgAAGGTAAAAATCATAAATGactgataatattattaatagttatttataagatattaaatccaattttttttttcaatccatATATTGAAATGTATACTCATTAGTATAATTTTTATAGTTTATTGACTAATTCCTTGAAGTTATATACCAAATAAACTACATTCCTTTTATTCTTAACAATTACTGcaaaaaagttaactttaaagtATGGCTAATCAAACTAATGTTATAGTAAAAAAGAACTGGTTCAGAATAATTTACTTGAATACTATAAATGATTAGTGATTTTTATAGATATTGTCTCTTTTTGTATTGCATTTGTATCAttaatttattgcatataagAGAAAAAATGAAACGAGAAGATTTTCAGTAAAatggaatattttaaattaattttcagcTACTTCTAGAAGGCTTAATACTTTGTGAAGGTTACATATCACAACACAACTGCCATTCTTTCTCAATTAAAAATTTTTGTAGGTATTATAACTTGACCAATATAACATTCACAGTTATAGAAGATGCCATTCTGAGACCCGCTCTAGTAGCCAAAATTCTTGTTCAAAGGTTACTATGACTTTTGTTGATGGTAGTTCTCACATGTTTAATTATAGTTGCTTTATTATCATGCCGATGACTTTCCTGTTACATAATGTTGAGTAATCATTTATAGCCTGTAGCGTGTTGGTGGTGCAAACTAATAGTATAcctcaacaacattaatgttatataaataattatgctGCATTATGTAATAGTTATTTTTGCATAATTTCATtgttatgtatataaaattaatcaTTATATATTTCAACATAATTTGGATGTTGTCAATTGTTGATTTGTGCAAAGATTAGTTGCAATATCATTATAGATATAAAGGACAACAAATGAACATAATATTGAATTAGTCTTCAAAGAGACATCATTTA contains the following coding sequences:
- the LOC121366097 gene encoding LOW QUALITY PROTEIN: transaldolase-like (The sequence of the model RefSeq protein was modified relative to this genomic sequence to represent the inferred CDS: inserted 1 base in 1 codon; deleted 1 base in 1 codon), which gives rise to MANALEQLKQFXTVVADTGDIDAIDQYKPTDATTNPSLLYAAAQMPQYQDLVADAIAYGKAQGGSNIDDQVTAAIDKLYVNFGEKILKLVPGRVSTEVDARLSFDKEASLAKARRFIELYEQVGISKERVLIKLASTWEGIQTAKILEEQYGIHCNLTLLLHSAVACAEAGVTLISPFVGRIFDWYVKNTDKKVYQPNEDPGVKSVTKIYNYYKKYGYKTIVMGASFRNIGQITELAGCDNLTISPKLLEELKNSKETVSQKLSIEAARTSDMEKITLNEAQFRWELNEDQMATEKLSEGIRKFAEDTRKLEKLIKQKLTS